Below is a window of Anaerobacillus alkaliphilus DNA.
CAACAAAGCGAGTTCCTAATGCTACGCGAGCATATTTTCCTACTAGGTAACATTTTTCATTGGTCATTGATACCCCACCATAAACTGATAAAGCATCCTTCCCATGTTTTGCTTGAAGTTCTTTAAAGTTTTTCTCTATTAGATCAAGAGCTTCATTCCAGCTAGCTCTTACAAATTGACCATTTTTCTTTATTAGAGGTGTTGTAATTCTTTCATCATGATCGACTGTTTGATACGCAGTGACACCTTTCGGACACATCTTACCTAAAGTCACAGGCCAATCATATCGAGGTTCTACTCCAACAACCTTCCCCGTTTTTTCATTTAATCTAATATGCATTCCACATTGCATCCCGCAATAACAGCAATGAGTAGTTATTAATTTTTCACCTTCACGGTGCAAATTTTTGACGCCTTCTTTAGCTAGAAACTGTGTCATAATATATCCTCCTCTATGAGAAAAGCTCTTTTACTTTTCATCCTTGTTATAAAATTCGTCTGATCTTTTTCTACCAAAGCCAGGAATATGAATTCCATTGTTTGTCTGCACAGGCCCATATGGATTACCTTTAACCGTACCTAAGTTTAATTGACTCATAACTCGAATTCTACGACGACAACTGGGGCAATAATCTGCTAAATACGTGCCATCTTCTAGTTTTAAATCAAACTGTTGTGCGTGTAAGATTGTTTTTACATCAGTAATTTGATCATCGCTACTATATTTCGTTCCACAACTGTTACAAGATCTTGTATCGACCATAACTTCCTCCTGATAGTTCATCGGAACCGCTGTTGCTAAAGGTCTGATCGGCAAGTGGAACAGCTTTCCAAATGGGAAGTAAATCAAGAATAAAACAACTGTAATTTGATGTAGTAATGCTAACTGAGGGTGCGCAAGCCCGCCCAAAAACTTATATGAGAGTGTCAATAGTAATCCAGATACGGTTACCGCTAAGAGTATATAAAGTGGTATTAAATCAAACTCCGCACGTTCTGTAACCTTTAAGTCATGATTATTAATTCTTCTTAGTAAGGCCATAACGATACCTACTAAGACCATTAAAGCTGTGATGTTTAACCCGTTATAAAATAGATTTGCAAGTAATCCATTTGCGTGCATTTTGATGGTCGGAATATTAAATACCATTACTTGATATGTTGTAGCATCAATTAGTTTAAAGTGCATCCATCCTAATGTAAGGGCGAATGTAATTGCAAATGAGCCGATACATCCCCATGCAATTAACCAATGTTGTATACCGCGATATATACCACGCTTAAAGATAAACTTCTGTAAAATGATATTGTCAACTAGCGTTTTAACAATTGCTGTTACATTTCGTGTTGTGCGTTCTTTTGTCCGTAAGTTTTGAATACTACGTTTGATCATTTGATTGGTTGCTGGTCTTATTAACCAAGCTGCCATCCTTACTGTGATCCCAATAAAGAAGATAAACGTGGCAACCATATATCCCATAAGCATCAAATCCACTTTTGCAAACTGCCCAGTTCCGATATACATTGTTAGAAAAAGAAATACTGTTATAAAAAAGCAATACATACTCGTCTTTGAATAAAAAGATCTTTCTAGTGTTTTCATACTAAACTTCGACTCTTTCACTGTGTCATCCGAAGAAAAATTTGTTTGTAGGTTATTCATCTCTATATCACTCCTTAGAGGTAATTGCACGTTGAACAACTATAGGCCTGTTAGCTGTGAGCAGTGCTTAACTTGTTTTCTTAACCTTATTGTAGGTGAGACACGATTCGACCACTGTGCAATTTATCACACCACCCCTGTGAATTTTCTCACAGAAAAAACATTAGTTACATTAACAACGTGTAAAAAGTGTTTAAAAACCTTGCTACATCAACGACGCTTTATCCAATTAAAGGATTTCATGTTCACAAAATAGTCATTGTTCAGCAAGTTTTTAGCAAGTATGTAAGAAACACCTTGAAAACTATAAAATTAACTTAGAAACAAAAAAAGGCACGAATAGACGTTTATCTATCCATACCTTAATGATTTCAAGTTTTATTGTTGGAGGACTTTAGGAATATACGCACAATACGGATCACTTTCTAGGTAATCATTACTTAAAGCATATGCTCTTGCGCGAGATCCTCCACATATTTCTTTATATTCACAAACGCCACACTTGCCTTTTAATAACGTTTTATCCCTTAACTCTTTTAGGATTGGACTCTCACGATAAATAATTGGAAGTGGTGTTTCACGAACGTTTCCACACTTAACAGGGAGAAAGCCACTTGGGTATACGTCACCAATGTGACTAATAAAAATGAAGCCATCACCATCATTCACGCCTTTAGGGGCTCTTCCAAGTGTATCGAGACGTTTATTCCCTTGTGCGTTACTTAGGTTTAAGCGTTTCTTTTCCTGTAAGGCAACTCGTCGATAATGCGGTGCCTCTGTTGCCTTTACTCCATATGGCATTTCTTGCTGAACTTTAAATAACCATTTCATTACTTCTTCGTGCTCTTCTGGAGAAATCATGTCTTTCTCCATTCCTCTTCCAGTTGGAATTAGAAAGAATACACTCCACAAAACAGCATTCATATCTTTAACCTTTTCAGCCATCTTAGGTAGATCTTCTAAATTGTACTTAGAAACTGTCGTATTAATTTGAATAGGAATATCTAATTCTTTTAAGTAGTCGATGCCGTTCATCGTGAGATCATAAGAACCTCTTGTTCCACGAAAATGATCATGAATTTCTGCCGTTGATCCGTCAAGGCTAAATGCCCACCTCGAGAGACCAACCTCCTTTGCTTGGTCAATTGCTTTTTTCGTCACTTTTGGGGTTGCACTTGGTGTCATTGATACCGGTAGTTTCTTTTCTTCTATCGCATATCTTGCTAATTCATACAAGTCTGGTCTCATTAACGGGTCTCCCCCGGTAAAAACAAATAACGGGTTATCCATTGTAGCTATATCATCTATTAACTTTTTGCCTTCTTCAAAAGAAAGCTGTCTCGGATCTGCTTGATATTGCGCTTCGGCTCGACAGTGTAGACACTTTAATGCACAAGCCCTTGTTACCTCCCAGATAACAATGAACGGATTTTCATCATAATTTTTTGGTTTAGTTGATAAGAAGGATAAATCCATGTTATACCTCCGTTCTTTTCATTGAGTAAATTACCTTTGTCTAAATGATAAGTGAACTAGACTTAATTGACAGTGAGATTTATCACAAGGTATGGTGTATCTCTGTAAGCAAAAAAAAAGAGACAACTGTTTCGTCTCTTAACCGAATATTTAAGCTAGGATTTTAGAAGCTTTTTGATCTGCCATTAAATGAAAGAATTTGTCCCACGTTTCATTACAAAGGGACTCTATTTGTTCTTTAGTAGCATTGTCAATGTGAATCCCACCTAAAATAACTGTCTTTTGTTGGAATGTATTACACCAAACTTTTGCTAGTTCAACAAATAGGTCTTCTTCTTTATGATTAGGAAAACCATAGCTAATAACCTTTACTTGTCCTTTTTCATATGTCGCAATCACTACAGCTCCAATGTGTGGCGCAGTCCCACCAGAAATGACAATTAAATTATCGTTACCCACATGGTCTAAAACACAACTAATCATGATTCGTTCCTCCTTAATCAGTGGATTTTGATTTTATCTTAGCAAAATATAATAGTAAAAAATGTGAAGCGCATCACACTGATATAATTCAATTACTATTTTTAGTCTAAATATGTCAAATTCAAGAACGTTCAACGCTTTAAGAATTTTGGCTGTGACTATATTCACACATTTTCTTAGTTACTAATGGTAAAGTTAATTCATAACACTAGAATAGTTTACTGTTAAGGAGGCTATCATTTTGACCAGGACTAGATTTTTAGATAATATCCCTATCTTTTCATCTTTACCTAATGAACAAAAAGAACAATTGATAGAAATTGTCCAAACGAAAAAAATGACGAAAGGTGAAGTCTTGTTTCAAGAGTTTGACCCTGCAGAAGCCATTTACTTTATTAATGAAGGTAAGGTTCGTATTAACAAAAGTACACCTGATGGTAAAGAAATTGCTCTAACAATAAGGCAGACCGGAGACATGTTTGCAGAAGTAGCATTGTTCGCAAAAGTTGGTAGTACTTACCCAGCAACGGCAATCTGTATTGAAGGAGGCTATGTATCATTTATAAAAAATAATGAACTAGAAACATTTCTTCTCCAACACCCACAGTTAGCGATCTCAATGTTTCGGTTTGTCTCAGAGAGACTTCGTATCTCCCAAGCAACTCTAAGAGATGTTGCTTTATATGGTAAGTTTGGTGCATTGGCTGCTACTTTAGTTCGATTAGCAGAGGAATATGGCGTGACAGAATCGGATGGACTGAAGATAAAAATAAAGCTGACGCACGAAGACCTAGGCAGTTTTTTTGGGGCTACGAGGGAAAGTGTGACTAGGTTAATGAACCAATTAAAACAACAAAAAATTGTCACAAAAAAGCAAGGCTATCTTATTATCCATAATCTAGACTTACTAAAGGAATATATAAATTAAAAACTATGGCACTTTTATCCTATGCCATAGTTTTTGTTATTTTTTCAAAAAAATAAGGCGACTTGGGTAATCGCCAGTCTACTACGTTCAAAAGATTGGGGGTCAAATGAACAAGAAGAATTATTCATGTCTTTCACTATAACGTTGTTATTTGGTAACATTTTGTTAGGGTACTTATTACTTATTTTCTTTGTTATTTTAGCTTAGGTTAAACTAGTAAACATTCTTGTTACATTTGGGCGAATGAACAAGACCTGTATAACTAAAGCTTTATTGCTTGTCTTTATGATACTTTTATTATCATTTATATTCTGTGAGAAACATCACAAAATCACTTCGTTTGCATGTGAAGGTTTTGTGAACTAAAGACGAAAGAACTTGGCGTTTCGCCAAGTTCTTTTTAACTGCCCAATAAGGCTACTAAAATGGCCTTTTGAACATGTAAACGGTTTTCTGCTTGATCAAATATGAACGAGTTTTTTCCATCAATAACTTCGATTGATACTTCTTCACCTCTATGGGCTGGTAAACAATGAAGGAACATATAATCTTTTTTGGCATACTTCACAAGTTCCTCATTCACTTGAAAAGCTTCAAAGTCTGCTAATCTTTTTGCCGTTTCTTCTTCATAACCCATACTAGTCCATACATCGGTATATATCACATCTGCTCCTTGGACAGCCTCAATTGGATCGTTTGTAATATGAAATTTTGCACCAGTCTCTTCACAAATCGCTTTAATTTCTTCAACAATCCATTGTTTCGGTTCATAACCAATCGGGGTAGTAATCGTTACATCCATCCCTACTTTTGCACAACCAATTAAAAGAGAATGGGCTACATTATTTCCATCACCTACATAAACTGTTTTAATACCTTTAAATGTCCCTTTCACTTCATAAATTGTCAAAAGATCCGCCATTGCTTGACAAGGGTGAAAGTCATCGGTAAGAGCATTAATAACAGGTACTGTTGAGTTGTTTGCTAATTCCTCAATAATCTCATGTCCATGTGTACGAATCATAATGCCATCAACATACCTCGAAAGAACTTGCGCAGTATCCGAGATAGGCTCTCCTCTACCTAACTGAGAATCTTTTGAACTTAGAAACAATGCAGATCCACCAAGTTGGTTCATTCCAACTTCGAAAGAAACTCTAGTTCTAGTAGATGACTTTTCGAAAATCATCGCTAAGGTTTTCCCTACAAGATATTGATGTGGAACACCCTCTTTTTGATATTGTTTTAATAACCTAGAAAAGTGTAATAGTTCCAGTACTTCTTCTGAAGAATAATCTAATAAAGTTAAGAAATTCTTCCCTTTATATTTTTTAATATTTATTCCCGACTCAAGTAACGATAACACAGTCAAGAGCTTCACATCCTTATTTTGATTTTCTGGTTCCTACTAAACTATCTTTTTTTGTTTCATATTTTCCTAACCAATACTCAATCGAATTTACTTTGTAATCTGGTTGACTTAAGCTACGAACCATGTAACTAAATGTTGATAATTCCGTTACTACTGGCAAACGATTTTTTAGCGCTTCTATTCTTCTTGTCTTTGTGTTTTCTTTTATACTTTCTACACACAAATAACAAACGCTGTTTTCGTCATTAACCCAATCCTCAAACTTGATGATTTCTTCTGTCACAAGTTTATAATTAAGTTGTTCTAGCACTTCTTTTAAAGGAGCGAATTCAGATTTTTGAATCTGTTCTATGTCACAAAATATAGATCCTCTTCGTTTGAAAAGCTCTGGTATATCTCGCTCTCCCCATATAAAAGCTTTTCGAAATGCTTCATCTAGATTTTCACTAATAGCAATTAATTCACCAGTAGACTTCATTTCTGCTTCTAGCTTTGGGTCTACGTCTGGTAACTTCGAGTAAGAAAAGATCGGTGCTTTTACAGTAAAGTATGGCGGTTCGACTTGATAATCTAACGTTTCAACATAGTCAGTTAACGAGCCATTCATTAGTAAACTAACTGTTAAACTAATCATGTTCATTCCTGTTACCTTACTCAAAATAGGTACTGTTCTTGATGCTCTAGGATTAACTTCTAATACAAAGATTTTATTTTGATAAATCACAAATTGTATGTTGAACACACCTTTAAAATCCATACCTCTAGCAATTCGTTTTGTGTAATCAATAACTTCTTGCTTATGAACTTCTGAAACAGTTAGTGGAGGTATTACTGAAATACTATCACCTGAATGAACTCCTGCACGTTCAATATGCTGAAACATTCCAGGAACAACTACATTTTCACCATCAGTTAATGCATCTACTTCAATTTCCATTCCTGGGTAGAAAGCATCTAATAAAATCGGGAAGCCAACCTTTGAGAATTTATCACTTAAATAATTTGTTAAGTCCGCTTTCGTATGGAAAACCATCATCCCCTGACCTCCAATTACATATGAAGGACGAATTAATATAGGAAATCCAATACTATTTGCCTTTAATAATAAATCCTCCTCATCAAAAGCAGTGACTCCTGGGATGTGTGGAACATTTACTTCTTTCATGAATTTATAAAAGCGGTCACGATCCTCTAACTTATCAATTGTGTCATGATTGGTTCCTAATAAAAGAACCCCCGCTTCTTCAAGATTTTTCACTAACGAGATGGCAGTTTGCCCACCAAATTGAACGATGACTCCTTCGGGTTTCTCCAACTCAATAATATTCAAGACATCCTCAGTTGTTAGTGGTTCAAAGTATAGACGGTCAGCAATCTCATAATCCGTACTTACTGTTTCGGGATTATTATTAATTAGAATTGCTTCATAATTTTGTTGTTTTAGGGCTAAAACGCCGTGTACTGAACAGTAATCAAACTCAATACCTTGACCTATACGGATTGGACCAGAGCCAATGATGACAATTTTTTTCTTTGTCGTATGGGTATCTACATCTTGTTCACCCGTCCAACTAGAATAATAGTAAGAAGTCTTTGCAACAAATTCACCTGCACATGTATCTACCATTTTGTAAGATGGGTAAATATTATATTGGTGACGTTTTCTGCGGAGGTCTTCTTTACCTACATTCCAAACATGAGCTAACCATTCATCTGAAAATCCATGTATTTTAAATTGTCGTAACTCTTCATTCGTTACTGTTTGAAAGGAAAGACGCTTTGCTTTATTTTCTTGATCAACTAAGAACTTCCAACTGTCTAGATAAAAATAGTTTATTTTCGTTGCAAGATGAATTTCCTCTACTGAAGTTTTTCTTCGTAGTAATTCAATAATGGCAAAAAATCGTAAGTCGTCAGCTTCTTTGACACTTTGCCATAGATCATTGTCGGAGAGTTCTCTCACAACTGAAAGCTCCAAACCAATAATTCCTTTAATATCTAGGGAACGGACTGCTTTTTGAAAGGCAGATTCTAAATTTCTTTCAATAGCCATTACTTCTCCAGTTGCTTTCATTTGTGTACCAAGCTTTCGATTGGCTTGTGTAAACTTATCAAATGGCCAACGTGGGAATTTTACAACACAATAGTCCAAGGCAGGCTCAAAACTAGCATACGTGTGACCTGTTACTGGATTTATCAACTCATGTAACTGATAACCTAAACTCAATTTAGCAGCGATACGCGCAATTGGGTAACCAGTTGCCTTAGAAGCTAGAGCACTAGACCTACTTACTCGCGGATTTACTTCAATTAGATAATATTGCTTACTATATGGGTCTAGGGCAAATTGAATGTTACACCCTCCGACTATTCCTAATGCTCGAATTATTTTAACAGATACCGATCGTAACATTTGATATTCCACATCTGAGAGGGTTTGTGAAGGAGCCACAACAATGGAATCTCCTGTATGAATTCCAACAGGATCAATGTTCTCCATATTACAAACTGTAATACACGTATCATTTGAGTCTCTCATAACTTCATATTCAATTTCTTTAAAACCAGCAATGCTTTTTTCAATCAAGCACTGATGAATTGGGCTAGCCGTTAAACCACCTTTAACAATCTTCTTTAGTGAGTCTTCATCATCAACAATTCCACCACCAGCACCACCTAGTGTATATGCAGGACGAACGATAATCGGAAAGCCTACTTGTTCAGCAAATTGAAGAGCCGCCTCAACACTTTCCACAATTTCACTATCTGGTACAGGCTCATCTAACTCGTGCATCAAAGCGCGAAACTCTTCACGATCTTCCCCCTTCATGATTGACTCAATCGGTGTCCCTAACAAAGGTACATTGTACTTATCTAAGATACCTTGGCTATGAAGAGATAAAGCTAAATTTAAACCAGTCTGACCACCTAACGTAGCTAAGATCCCATCTGGCTTTTCTTTTTGAATGATTTTTTCAACACTTTCTACCGTCAACGGTTCAAAGTAAACAACATCAGCACACGCTTTAT
It encodes the following:
- the argF gene encoding ornithine carbamoyltransferase; this encodes MTVLSLLESGINIKKYKGKNFLTLLDYSSEEVLELLHFSRLLKQYQKEGVPHQYLVGKTLAMIFEKSSTRTRVSFEVGMNQLGGSALFLSSKDSQLGRGEPISDTAQVLSRYVDGIMIRTHGHEIIEELANNSTVPVINALTDDFHPCQAMADLLTIYEVKGTFKGIKTVYVGDGNNVAHSLLIGCAKVGMDVTITTPIGYEPKQWIVEEIKAICEETGAKFHITNDPIEAVQGADVIYTDVWTSMGYEEETAKRLADFEAFQVNEELVKYAKKDYMFLHCLPAHRGEEVSIEVIDGKNSFIFDQAENRLHVQKAILVALLGS
- a CDS encoding TIGR04053 family radical SAM/SPASM domain-containing protein; translation: MDLSFLSTKPKNYDENPFIVIWEVTRACALKCLHCRAEAQYQADPRQLSFEEGKKLIDDIATMDNPLFVFTGGDPLMRPDLYELARYAIEEKKLPVSMTPSATPKVTKKAIDQAKEVGLSRWAFSLDGSTAEIHDHFRGTRGSYDLTMNGIDYLKELDIPIQINTTVSKYNLEDLPKMAEKVKDMNAVLWSVFFLIPTGRGMEKDMISPEEHEEVMKWLFKVQQEMPYGVKATEAPHYRRVALQEKKRLNLSNAQGNKRLDTLGRAPKGVNDGDGFIFISHIGDVYPSGFLPVKCGNVRETPLPIIYRESPILKELRDKTLLKGKCGVCEYKEICGGSRARAYALSNDYLESDPYCAYIPKVLQQ
- a CDS encoding carbamoyl phosphate synthase large subunit; amino-acid sequence: MPKRQDINKILVIGSGPIVIGQAAEFDYAGTQACLALKEEGCEVVLINNNPATVMTDKACADVVYFEPLTVESVEKIIQKEKPDGILATLGGQTGLNLALSLHSQGILDKYNVPLLGTPIESIMKGEDREEFRALMHELDEPVPDSEIVESVEAALQFAEQVGFPIIVRPAYTLGGAGGGIVDDEDSLKKIVKGGLTASPIHQCLIEKSIAGFKEIEYEVMRDSNDTCITVCNMENIDPVGIHTGDSIVVAPSQTLSDVEYQMLRSVSVKIIRALGIVGGCNIQFALDPYSKQYYLIEVNPRVSRSSALASKATGYPIARIAAKLSLGYQLHELINPVTGHTYASFEPALDYCVVKFPRWPFDKFTQANRKLGTQMKATGEVMAIERNLESAFQKAVRSLDIKGIIGLELSVVRELSDNDLWQSVKEADDLRFFAIIELLRRKTSVEEIHLATKINYFYLDSWKFLVDQENKAKRLSFQTVTNEELRQFKIHGFSDEWLAHVWNVGKEDLRRKRHQYNIYPSYKMVDTCAGEFVAKTSYYYSSWTGEQDVDTHTTKKKIVIIGSGPIRIGQGIEFDYCSVHGVLALKQQNYEAILINNNPETVSTDYEIADRLYFEPLTTEDVLNIIELEKPEGVIVQFGGQTAISLVKNLEEAGVLLLGTNHDTIDKLEDRDRFYKFMKEVNVPHIPGVTAFDEEDLLLKANSIGFPILIRPSYVIGGQGMMVFHTKADLTNYLSDKFSKVGFPILLDAFYPGMEIEVDALTDGENVVVPGMFQHIERAGVHSGDSISVIPPLTVSEVHKQEVIDYTKRIARGMDFKGVFNIQFVIYQNKIFVLEVNPRASRTVPILSKVTGMNMISLTVSLLMNGSLTDYVETLDYQVEPPYFTVKAPIFSYSKLPDVDPKLEAEMKSTGELIAISENLDEAFRKAFIWGERDIPELFKRRGSIFCDIEQIQKSEFAPLKEVLEQLNYKLVTEEIIKFEDWVNDENSVCYLCVESIKENTKTRRIEALKNRLPVVTELSTFSYMVRSLSQPDYKVNSIEYWLGKYETKKDSLVGTRKSK
- a CDS encoding MFS transporter, which produces MNNLQTNFSSDDTVKESKFSMKTLERSFYSKTSMYCFFITVFLFLTMYIGTGQFAKVDLMLMGYMVATFIFFIGITVRMAAWLIRPATNQMIKRSIQNLRTKERTTRNVTAIVKTLVDNIILQKFIFKRGIYRGIQHWLIAWGCIGSFAITFALTLGWMHFKLIDATTYQVMVFNIPTIKMHANGLLANLFYNGLNITALMVLVGIVMALLRRINNHDLKVTERAEFDLIPLYILLAVTVSGLLLTLSYKFLGGLAHPQLALLHQITVVLFLIYFPFGKLFHLPIRPLATAVPMNYQEEVMVDTRSCNSCGTKYSSDDQITDVKTILHAQQFDLKLEDGTYLADYCPSCRRRIRVMSQLNLGTVKGNPYGPVQTNNGIHIPGFGRKRSDEFYNKDEK
- a CDS encoding Crp/Fnr family transcriptional regulator, whose product is MTRTRFLDNIPIFSSLPNEQKEQLIEIVQTKKMTKGEVLFQEFDPAEAIYFINEGKVRINKSTPDGKEIALTIRQTGDMFAEVALFAKVGSTYPATAICIEGGYVSFIKNNELETFLLQHPQLAISMFRFVSERLRISQATLRDVALYGKFGALAATLVRLAEEYGVTESDGLKIKIKLTHEDLGSFFGATRESVTRLMNQLKQQKIVTKKQGYLIIHNLDLLKEYIN